The following proteins come from a genomic window of Nostoc sp. TCL26-01:
- a CDS encoding tetratricopeptide repeat protein, with protein sequence MELQHSKNLSNKLNLEQHSLLEKVIQLNSLANRLESQTKYNEALTKAQAALESLEVAKQNLSPVSSLIDIEIQVLANTGKITRILGNYSSAEQYYLKAINLAQSQRIEQHSILLSMLNDLAVVYKYWGKFDAGEQIYQTLLNTLIKQYGEQSHFVATIYHNYAGLEHSRFNYEKAEPLARKSYEIRQNVCGKEHPDTIADGAALGSILHGLGKWDEAVKLFEKAITFFDNPSNYQPYEVAVNLNNLAASLQAKGEFLPAEKAYRRALSIKKTVFGDEHPDIAVTLNNLAILLKEQEQRPEAKSILKEALRIFEKTVGSQHPQTILCKKNISSLS encoded by the coding sequence GTGGAACTACAACACAGTAAAAATTTAAGTAACAAATTAAATTTAGAACAACATTCTTTACTTGAAAAAGTAATCCAACTGAATAGTTTAGCTAATAGATTAGAGTCTCAAACTAAATATAACGAAGCTTTAACAAAAGCTCAAGCGGCTTTAGAATCTCTAGAAGTAGCCAAACAAAATCTTTCTCCGGTTTCAAGTCTGATTGATATAGAAATACAAGTTTTAGCTAATACAGGTAAAATTACTCGCATTTTGGGTAACTATTCTTCAGCAGAACAGTATTATCTCAAAGCTATAAATTTAGCCCAATCTCAAAGAATAGAGCAACACAGTATTTTGCTGTCAATGCTAAATGACTTAGCTGTTGTTTACAAATACTGGGGGAAATTTGATGCGGGTGAACAAATTTATCAAACTCTCTTAAATACTTTAATTAAGCAATACGGTGAACAAAGCCATTTTGTGGCGACAATCTATCATAATTATGCTGGTTTAGAACACTCACGTTTCAATTATGAAAAGGCTGAACCTTTAGCTCGTAAATCTTACGAAATTCGCCAGAATGTATGCGGTAAAGAACATCCTGACACTATCGCTGATGGGGCTGCACTGGGTTCTATTTTACATGGATTAGGTAAATGGGATGAAGCAGTTAAATTGTTTGAAAAAGCTATTACATTTTTTGATAACCCATCAAACTATCAACCTTATGAAGTTGCTGTTAATCTCAATAATCTAGCAGCTTCTCTTCAAGCAAAAGGAGAGTTCTTGCCAGCCGAAAAAGCCTATAGACGGGCATTAAGCATAAAAAAAACTGTCTTCGGAGATGAGCATCCTGATATTGCTGTTACCCTCAATAATCTAGCAATTTTACTTAAGGAACAAGAACAAAGACCAGAAGCTAAATCTATACTCAAGGAAGCTTTGAGAATTTTTGAAAAGACTGTAGGTTCTCAGCATCCTCAGACAATTTTATGCAAAAAAAATATTAGTTCCTTATCATAA
- a CDS encoding response regulator: protein MENDPTLQLNRLRSTLGKMEVALGAIDDAIAWTDEDTKVQWCNTVFDNLVDRPHITILGTPLIQLLPLTQQGQVITEKTHPVVIALQGQLTATEYEFQTSHQAVTLEISGSCIEFIAGEKCAVLAIRDITARKQTEAALQQAKEAADVANVAKSQFLANMSHELRTPLNIILGFTQLLTRYGSVDQQQQEYLETIARSGEHLLNLIDDVLEMSKIEAGKTTLNPTCFDLHHLLHTLQQMLLLKAQSKGLELIFELAPDLPQYIRTDESKLRQVLLNLLGNGIKFTQVGSVILRVRRNIEEIDTGINLLFEVEDTGLGIELTELESLFEPFVQTQTGKNLQEGTGLGLPISQKFVWLMGGEITANSKIGVGTIFQFNIRTQEVRYDEVQTPKSSQQLIALAAGQPKYRILIAEDKPEIRQILMKLLQPVGFDVREATNGQEAIALCHSWHPDLVWMDMRMPVMDGYEATKHIKTSSDSPPIIVALTGSVFEEDRIVALSTGCDDFVRKPFRAEVIFEKIAEYLGVSYIYATAETKLLTQKRTVVFSANELSHAIAQMPREWVEKLYQAAIRVNSKQIEQLIEQIPPLQAALANTLTNLVNNFSFEEIIKLTQSSDCLDQSNNGEEFEILDHHLEQ, encoded by the coding sequence ATGGAGAATGATCCTACCCTTCAGTTAAACCGACTGCGTTCAACTTTAGGGAAAATGGAGGTAGCACTGGGGGCTATTGATGATGCGATCGCCTGGACAGATGAAGATACTAAGGTGCAATGGTGCAACACAGTCTTCGATAATTTAGTTGATAGACCGCATATTACAATTCTGGGAACGCCACTAATTCAGCTACTACCACTAACACAGCAAGGACAAGTAATTACAGAAAAAACACATCCAGTAGTCATTGCCTTGCAAGGTCAATTAACAGCTACTGAATATGAGTTTCAAACATCTCATCAAGCGGTAACTTTGGAAATTTCCGGTAGCTGTATCGAATTTATTGCTGGAGAAAAATGTGCTGTTTTAGCGATTCGTGATATCACAGCGCGGAAACAAACAGAAGCAGCACTCCAGCAAGCTAAAGAAGCAGCAGATGTGGCAAATGTTGCCAAAAGTCAGTTTTTAGCAAATATGAGCCATGAACTGCGAACACCTCTAAATATTATTTTAGGTTTTACCCAATTGCTAACTAGATATGGTTCTGTTGATCAGCAACAGCAAGAATATTTAGAAACCATTGCTCGCAGTGGTGAACATCTGTTGAATTTAATCGACGATGTCCTAGAAATGTCCAAGATTGAAGCTGGTAAAACCACATTGAATCCCACCTGCTTCGACTTACATCATCTGTTGCATACATTGCAACAAATGTTACTGTTAAAAGCCCAATCTAAAGGTTTAGAGTTAATTTTTGAACTAGCTCCCGACTTACCGCAATATATTCGTACTGATGAAAGTAAATTACGCCAAGTTTTGCTGAACTTATTGGGCAATGGGATTAAGTTTACTCAAGTAGGTAGTGTAATTCTGCGAGTTCGACGAAACATAGAGGAAATAGACACAGGAATAAACCTGTTATTTGAAGTTGAAGATACCGGACTGGGGATTGAATTAACAGAACTAGAAAGTTTATTTGAGCCTTTTGTGCAAACACAAACAGGTAAAAACTTGCAAGAGGGAACTGGATTGGGATTACCGATTAGTCAGAAATTTGTGTGGCTGATGGGAGGAGAGATTACAGCCAACAGCAAGATCGGAGTAGGGACAATTTTTCAGTTTAATATCCGTACCCAGGAGGTGAGATATGATGAAGTACAAACGCCAAAATCTAGCCAACAACTTATTGCTTTGGCAGCAGGACAACCAAAATATCGAATTTTAATTGCAGAGGATAAACCAGAAATTCGCCAAATCTTGATGAAGTTGCTACAACCAGTTGGCTTTGATGTCCGAGAAGCAACTAATGGACAAGAAGCGATCGCTTTATGTCATAGTTGGCATCCTGATTTAGTTTGGATGGATATGCGAATGCCGGTGATGGATGGGTATGAAGCCACCAAACACATTAAAACCAGCAGTGATTCACCTCCCATTATCGTTGCTTTAACTGGGAGTGTTTTTGAAGAGGATCGGATTGTTGCTTTATCTACAGGTTGCGATGATTTTGTCCGCAAGCCATTTCGCGCCGAGGTGATTTTTGAGAAGATCGCTGAATATCTGGGTGTGAGTTACATATATGCAACCGCAGAAACCAAATTACTGACACAGAAGCGAACAGTGGTTTTTTCTGCGAATGAATTAAGTCATGCCATTGCTCAAATGCCTAGAGAGTGGGTAGAAAAATTGTATCAAGCCGCAATTCGAGTCAACTCTAAACAAATTGAACAGCTGATTGAGCAAATTCCGCCGTTACAAGCTGCTTTGGCGAACACTTTGACCAATCTAGTCAATAATTTTTCCTTTGAAGAAATTATTAAATTAACTCAATCTTCTGATTGTCTAGACCAGAGTAACAATGGCGAAGAATTTGAGATTTTGGATCACCATTTAGAACAATAA
- a CDS encoding response regulator, which yields MDSSHSHKGDILIVDDTIDNLRLLSKMLAEQGYELRCATNGVIALMGIKAQPPDLILLDITMPGMNGYEVCQHLKANSQTKEIPVIFISALNEAFDKVKAFAVGGVDYISKPFQLEEVFVRIETQLTNRRLQAQLQAQNYRLQQAEAELLKALEQERELNLRIQEMATVEERHRIARDIHDSLGHSLVALNIQLEAALALWQDNSDKAYACLLEAKQLGSAALKATRESVGLIRSEALQGQLLESAIANLTAEFHRLTGILPECSIDISPNLPHTINTTIYRILQEGLTNICKYAQATAVTIQIQSTDSKTVLVLQDNGKGFQVNENTKGFGLRGMQERVAALGSDLKIISELNTGCKIIATFPQSK from the coding sequence ATGGATAGCAGTCACTCACACAAGGGAGATATCCTGATTGTTGATGACACCATTGATAACCTGCGCCTCTTGTCGAAAATGCTCGCGGAACAAGGGTATGAGTTGCGATGTGCCACGAACGGTGTCATAGCATTGATGGGTATTAAAGCTCAACCCCCGGATTTAATTTTATTAGATATCACTATGCCGGGCATGAATGGCTATGAAGTTTGCCAGCATTTAAAAGCAAATTCGCAAACCAAGGAAATCCCCGTGATTTTTATCAGTGCTTTAAATGAAGCCTTTGATAAGGTCAAGGCATTTGCAGTTGGAGGTGTAGATTATATTAGCAAGCCCTTTCAACTAGAGGAAGTGTTTGTCAGAATTGAAACCCAATTAACTAATCGCCGATTACAAGCACAACTTCAAGCGCAAAATTATCGCTTACAACAAGCTGAAGCAGAACTACTCAAAGCATTAGAGCAAGAACGGGAACTCAATCTGCGGATTCAGGAAATGGCGACAGTAGAAGAACGCCATCGGATAGCCCGTGATATTCATGACTCATTAGGTCATTCATTAGTAGCCTTAAATATTCAACTAGAAGCGGCTTTGGCGTTGTGGCAGGATAATTCAGACAAGGCTTACGCTTGTTTGCTAGAGGCAAAACAACTAGGGTCAGCAGCGTTGAAAGCCACACGTGAATCTGTAGGATTAATCAGGTCTGAGGCACTACAAGGTCAGCTATTAGAAAGTGCGATCGCTAATTTGACAGCAGAATTTCATCGACTCACTGGCATCTTACCAGAATGTAGCATTGACATATCACCCAACTTACCTCATACAATCAACACCACGATTTATCGAATTTTACAAGAAGGTCTGACTAATATTTGCAAGTATGCTCAGGCAACAGCAGTCACTATTCAAATTCAGAGTACTGATTCAAAGACAGTACTTGTACTTCAAGATAATGGTAAAGGCTTTCAAGTCAACGAAAACACTAAGGGATTTGGGCTGAGGGGAATGCAAGAACGGGTCGCTGCTTTAGGAAGTGACTTAAAAATTATCAGTGAGCTAAATACAGGCTGTAAGATTATTGCCACCTTCCCACAATCAAAGTAA
- a CDS encoding PAS domain S-box protein gives MKTINEIKSQTQLPVIITDQQGFITYINAAFKTAYGWSYEELFGLPLEVIIPQNLHDSHRLSFSRFVMTEKAKILNHPLLLKTVTKDGVEVESVHFITAEKQGENWFFAATISPS, from the coding sequence ATGAAAACTATCAATGAAATCAAGTCACAGACTCAGCTACCCGTTATTATCACCGATCAACAAGGGTTTATTACATATATAAATGCAGCGTTTAAAACTGCTTATGGCTGGAGTTATGAAGAACTATTTGGCTTACCATTAGAAGTTATTATCCCCCAGAATCTCCATGATTCCCATCGACTAAGTTTTTCCCGCTTTGTGATGACTGAAAAAGCGAAAATTCTCAATCATCCTCTTTTGTTAAAAACTGTGACAAAAGATGGTGTTGAAGTAGAAAGTGTGCATTTCATTACAGCCGAAAAACAGGGGGAGAATTGGTTTTTTGCAGCGACGATCTCTCCTTCATAA
- a CDS encoding NHLP bacteriocin system secretion protein, which translates to MLNKKEDLFRKKSLERLSAPEQLDRVVRVIKPHDWLPLLMLGILVSLGLLWSVWGRIPITVTGRGVLINPRRILQFQSPISGQLQSLNVRNGQCVKKDTVLATIDPSQERQQLQQRQGKLTQLRQQNLETGLIIKQKTSLEKSAIASQRASLQQQLQNAQALTPLLQKQGLVAIKQQRINLQQQLHDAQEIAPVFAKRLQKRKQLIQSGAISEDTLLQAEQEYRQALQSIINIQAQLQQLQLKEVETQQQYLNNLNAITKYQAELEELATSNKRLEQDNLENMQTREKELQEVQREIAQLEQRVADRSQIKSPQAGCIVEITANAGQVVEPGTRLGTMQIAGQKNEGLESSVIYFAVEDGKQIQQGMKILVTPDTLKRERFGSIIGEVVAISPLPITREGATSVVGNSEVVNKLIGSEGGKIEVMAKLNLNPLTISGYQWSSSKGPNTKLTLGTTVTAKVTVEETAPITFLLPILKEWTGIN; encoded by the coding sequence ATGTTGAATAAAAAAGAAGACCTATTTCGCAAAAAATCTTTAGAACGGTTATCTGCGCCAGAACAGCTAGATCGGGTTGTGCGGGTCATCAAACCACATGATTGGCTACCATTGTTAATGTTAGGAATTCTGGTAAGTTTGGGTTTGCTCTGGAGTGTGTGGGGAAGGATACCCATAACAGTAACAGGTCGGGGTGTGCTGATTAATCCCCGCAGAATTCTGCAATTTCAATCTCCCATTTCTGGTCAGTTACAATCTCTGAATGTCCGCAATGGACAATGTGTCAAAAAAGATACAGTATTGGCAACCATTGATCCATCTCAAGAGCGACAACAACTTCAACAACGACAGGGAAAATTAACTCAATTGCGACAACAAAATTTAGAAACTGGTTTAATCATCAAGCAGAAAACTAGTTTAGAAAAATCAGCGATCGCCTCTCAAAGAGCTAGTTTACAGCAACAGTTACAAAATGCTCAAGCACTAACTCCTCTGTTACAAAAACAAGGGTTGGTTGCCATTAAACAACAACGTATTAACTTACAACAACAATTGCATGATGCTCAGGAAATAGCACCAGTCTTTGCCAAAAGATTGCAAAAACGAAAGCAGCTAATTCAAAGTGGGGCTATTTCTGAAGATACCTTACTGCAAGCGGAACAAGAATACCGTCAAGCCTTACAATCTATTATTAATATTCAAGCACAATTGCAACAGTTACAACTAAAAGAAGTAGAAACTCAGCAACAATATCTCAATAATCTCAATGCTATTACCAAATACCAGGCTGAATTAGAAGAATTAGCAACCAGTAATAAACGACTAGAACAAGATAATCTAGAAAATATGCAAACCAGAGAAAAAGAACTCCAAGAAGTACAAAGAGAAATTGCTCAATTAGAACAAAGGGTTGCTGATCGTAGTCAAATTAAAAGTCCACAAGCAGGTTGTATTGTCGAAATTACTGCTAATGCTGGGCAGGTTGTTGAACCAGGAACCCGCTTAGGAACGATGCAAATAGCAGGTCAAAAAAATGAGGGTTTAGAATCTAGTGTGATTTATTTTGCAGTTGAAGATGGTAAGCAAATTCAACAGGGAATGAAGATTTTAGTCACACCAGATACGCTCAAACGGGAAAGATTTGGCAGTATTATTGGTGAAGTTGTCGCTATTTCTCCATTACCCATTACACGAGAAGGAGCAACTTCTGTAGTTGGTAATTCCGAAGTAGTTAATAAATTAATTGGCTCAGAAGGGGGCAAAATAGAAGTCATGGCTAAGTTGAATCTTAACCCTTTAACTATTAGTGGTTATCAGTGGTCATCTTCTAAAGGCCCGAATACTAAATTAACATTAGGGACAACAGTTACAGCTAAAGTAACGGTAGAAGAAACAGCACCAATTACCTTTTTGCTACCAATTTTAAAAGAGTGGACTGGAATTAATTGA
- a CDS encoding NHLP family bacteriocin export ABC transporter peptidase/permease/ATPase subunit, translated as MRVRTPTVLQMEAVECGAASLAIILAYYDRIVPLAELRIECGVSRDGSKASNVILAARRYGMEAAGFKIEQLEQLQELSPPYIVFWSFNHFLVVEGLSKHWVFLNDPATGPRKVDWEEFDQEFTGVVLVMEPGADFRKGGRKPSMILSLSDRLQGSIGAILYSILAGLLLVLPGLAIPVFSQVFVDQILVENRTEWLRPLILGMFLTSLFQGLLTLLRLRYLRKLRIKLAVGMSTRFLWHILRLPVKFYAQRYAGEVSNRASLNDKVAQVLSGQLATTVIDGVMVLFYALVMFAYDGVLTLIGICFAAINGLALQWVARHRADANIRLVQDWGKADGVSIAALQSMETLKASALESDFFSRWSGYYAKAVSAQQELEVSNQILGVLPILLTSLTSMLILVVGGWRVMDGNLSIGMLVAFQSLMLSFQQPVNTLVDFGTTLQELAGDLNRLDDVLGNSLDPEVETRKQAEILNLKGCIDLRNITFGYSHVDPPLIENFSLSLQPGQRVALVGASGSGKSTLAKLICGLYQPWEGEILLDGTPRSEIAREVLASSLSLVEQDIFLFGGTVRENLTLWDDTVSDEQLVKACRDAAIHETVMTIPGGYDGELREGGVNLSGGQRQRLEIARALVKNPAILVMDEATSALDAQTEQIIVENLRQRNCSCILVAHRLSTIRDCDEIIVLEQGKVVQRGTHEELWQEGGVYETLIRSEG; from the coding sequence ATGCGTGTCAGAACTCCTACTGTCTTACAAATGGAAGCGGTCGAATGCGGTGCAGCTTCCCTAGCGATTATTCTTGCCTACTACGATCGCATTGTCCCCTTAGCTGAACTGCGGATTGAATGCGGGGTTTCCCGTGATGGGAGCAAAGCCTCTAATGTCATTCTGGCAGCTAGACGCTATGGAATGGAAGCAGCAGGTTTCAAAATTGAACAATTAGAACAACTGCAAGAATTATCTCCCCCCTACATCGTTTTTTGGAGTTTCAATCACTTCCTAGTCGTAGAAGGATTGAGTAAACATTGGGTATTCCTCAACGACCCCGCTACCGGCCCCCGTAAGGTTGATTGGGAAGAGTTTGATCAGGAGTTTACTGGGGTTGTCCTAGTGATGGAACCGGGAGCAGACTTCCGCAAAGGGGGACGTAAACCTAGTATGATTCTTTCCTTGAGCGATCGCTTACAAGGTTCAATAGGAGCAATTTTATACTCTATTTTGGCAGGATTATTACTAGTATTACCTGGTTTAGCAATTCCCGTCTTTAGTCAGGTATTTGTAGATCAGATACTAGTAGAAAATCGCACCGAATGGTTGCGTCCCCTGATTTTAGGAATGTTTCTCACCAGCTTATTTCAAGGACTGCTGACTCTGCTGCGACTGCGATATTTAAGAAAACTGAGGATTAAGCTAGCTGTAGGAATGTCCACCCGCTTTTTGTGGCATATTCTGAGATTACCCGTCAAATTTTATGCCCAAAGATATGCTGGAGAAGTCAGCAATCGTGCCAGTCTAAATGATAAAGTAGCTCAGGTGCTTTCTGGGCAATTGGCAACCACGGTAATCGATGGGGTGATGGTATTATTCTATGCCTTGGTTATGTTTGCCTATGACGGGGTACTGACCTTAATTGGCATCTGTTTTGCCGCTATCAATGGATTAGCGTTGCAGTGGGTAGCACGACATCGGGCGGATGCAAATATACGCTTGGTGCAAGATTGGGGAAAAGCCGATGGGGTGAGTATTGCTGCGCTTCAGAGTATGGAAACCTTGAAAGCATCAGCCTTGGAGTCGGATTTTTTTAGCCGATGGTCTGGATATTATGCCAAAGCAGTTAGCGCCCAGCAAGAGTTAGAAGTTTCCAACCAGATATTAGGGGTTTTGCCAATATTACTCACTTCCTTAACCTCCATGTTAATTTTAGTGGTTGGGGGTTGGCGAGTGATGGATGGAAACCTCAGCATAGGGATGTTAGTGGCATTTCAAAGTTTGATGCTGAGTTTTCAGCAGCCTGTGAATACTTTGGTAGACTTTGGTACTACCCTCCAGGAATTAGCAGGGGATTTGAATCGTTTAGATGATGTGTTAGGTAATTCTCTAGATCCTGAAGTAGAGACAAGGAAACAAGCAGAAATCCTCAATTTAAAAGGTTGTATTGATTTACGTAACATCACTTTTGGCTATTCCCACGTTGATCCGCCATTGATTGAGAATTTCAGTTTATCTTTGCAACCAGGACAAAGAGTAGCGTTAGTCGGTGCGAGTGGTTCGGGGAAATCTACCTTAGCTAAACTAATCTGTGGACTTTATCAACCTTGGGAGGGGGAAATTCTTTTAGATGGGACTCCCAGAAGCGAGATTGCACGAGAAGTTTTAGCGAGTTCCCTGTCGCTAGTGGAACAAGACATCTTTTTGTTTGGGGGTACAGTCCGAGAGAATTTGACTTTATGGGATGATACAGTTTCAGATGAGCAATTAGTCAAAGCTTGTCGAGATGCAGCTATTCATGAAACTGTAATGACAATTCCAGGGGGATATGACGGGGAATTGCGGGAAGGGGGTGTTAATTTAAGTGGAGGACAGCGCCAACGTTTAGAAATTGCCCGCGCTTTAGTGAAAAATCCGGCAATTTTGGTGATGGACGAAGCAACTTCTGCTTTAGATGCCCAGACAGAACAAATTATTGTAGAAAATCTGCGTCAACGCAACTGTAGTTGTATTTTGGTTGCTCACCGCTTGAGTACCATTCGAGATTGTGATGAAATTATTGTTTTAGAACAGGGAAAGGTAGTGCAGCGTGGAACTCATGAGGAATTATGGCAGGAAGGGGGAGTTTATGAGACGTTGATTCGTTCTGAGGGGTAA